TGCTCCCGGCTCCCGGCGCATGAAACCCGACGGCAATTCCACGAGGACCGCGGTGAAGCCCGCCGGTGTTGCCATTCTCGGATCGACCGGATCGATCGGGACCAGTGCGTTGCGAGTGCTCGCCCGTCAGCGTGACCGCTTCGTGCCAGTGGCCCTCACGGCCAACGGCAACGTGGCCGCGCTTGCCGAGCAGGTAGCGACGTGGATGCCGGCATTCGTCGGCCTGGTGCAAGCGCATGCCGACGCGCCCGACGACTGGGGGGTTGGTGCCGAATGCCTCGTCGCTGCCGCGACGCACCCCGATGCGCAGATCGTGATCAACGCCGTGGTGGGTGCGGCCGGTCTGCCCGCAACCCTTGCCGCCTTGCGTATGGGCAAGCGGGTTGCTTTGGCGAACAAGGAGACGCTGGTCGTGGCCGGGGCGATCGTGACGGACACCGCGCGGCGGCACGGGGGCGAGCTGGTGCCGGTCGACAGCGAGCATTCTGCCATCCTGCAGTGTCTGGCGGGCCGCCAACCGCACGAGGTACGTCGACTGGTGCTGACGGCCTCCGGCGGTCCCTTTCGCACGTGGCCGGCGGAACGCATCGCCGCCGCGACGGTGACAGACGCCCTGAAGCATCCGACCTGGCAGATGGGCAGCAAGATCACCATCGACAGCGCCACGCTCGCAAACAAGGCGCTTGAGGTCATCGAGGCGCACCATCTGTTCGGCGTGCCGTACGATCGGATCGATGTCGTCGTGCATCCGCAGAGTATCATCCACTCGTTCGTGGAGTTCGTGGATGGCAGTGTGCTGGCGCAGATGGGCGTCCCGTCGATGGAGCTGCCCATCCTCTACGCCCTCACCTATCCGGAACGCGTTCCCGATTCCGGCGTACCATCCTTCGATCCTGTCGCGCTTGGCGGTCTGAGCTTCGAAACCGTCCGCTCTGGGGATTTCCCTCTGTTGCAGCTCGGAATCGACGCCGGACGGCGCGGCGGCGCGGCACCGGCGGTTTTCAATGCGGCCAACGAGGTCGCTGTAGCTCATTTTCTGGCCGGTCGGCTCAGCTTCTCGGGAATCGCCGAGCGCGTGTCGGCTGCGCTGCACGAGTTGGCTGACGCGCCTGGCGCGTCCCTCGAGGAACTGCTTCGAGCGGATGCCGCGGCGCGCGATCACGTGAATGCCCAGGTGGGGTGCTGACACTGATGTCCTCGATTACACCGTACATCGCGCCGTTGCTCGTCTTCGGTCTCGTCGTTTTTGTCCACGAGCTCGGGCACTTTCTCGCGGCGAAACTCACGGGCGTTTACGCGCCGGTTTTTTCGCTTGGGTGGGGCACTCGTCTGTTCGGCGTGCGCCGCGGGGAAACCGATTACCGCGTGTCGTTGATTCCGCTTGGCGGATTTGTGCGCATGGCCAGCCGGGATGACGAGTCCATGGCGGGTATCGAGGGGGGCACCGATCGTGGCTCGCTCGCCGCTGCGGCGGAGCGCCCGGCCGATGTGGCACCCGCGCTGTGGGATGCCGACTCCATGGCCCCGTTCGGCCCCAAGGCTGTGCCGGCTGACCGCCGGGTGGAGAACAAGTCCACCTCCGCCCGTGTGTTCATTTTGTCGGCCGGCGTGATCATGAACATTCTGCTCACGCTCGTTGTCTCCACTGGCATCTACTATCGCGCCGGCAACACGTACGTGCCGGCTGTCATCGATTCGGTGGTGCCGGGCGCACCGGCCGCGATCGCCGGCCTGACGGGTGGCGATCGTATCGTGGGTATCAATGGGCATCCGATACGCGCCTGGGATGAAGTGCTCGACGAAGTGGCTCCGGTCACGACGGGCACGCTGAGCGTCGAGATCCAGCGCGGCGCGGCGCGCTTCACCAAGGAACTCACGCCGCAGACCGCCGTGATCGATGATCCCGTGACCGGCGCCAAGAAGACGGTCGGTCGGATCGGCATTCAGGTCCGGGCGGAAACCGTCAACGAGAAACTGAGTTTCGTCGCGGCGATGTCGGCGGGCGGTGATGCGACCTGGCGGATGGCGACGAGCGTCGCCTCGGTACTCGGCGGGTTGGCGTCAGGGCAGGTATCCGCCAAGAATCTCGGCGGGCCGATTCAGATTGCGCGCACGTCGGTGCAGGCGGCCAAGCGTGGTCCGGAAACACTTTGGTCGTTGATTGCCTTTCTGAGCCTCAACATCGCCATTCTGAATCTCGTGCCGATTCCAGTGCTCGACGGCGGGCAGATCCTCATGGTGCTGGCCGAACGCATCAAGGGGAGCGCGTTCAGCGGCCGTGTGCGGGAGGGCTTCGCTCGCGTCGGCGTGCTGGCGGTGCTTGCCTTGATTGTGCTCGTCACGTTCAACGATCTGCGCAATCTCTTCACGAAGTGATTGCATGATCACCACGGTGGCGGTGCGTCGCGCGGCGATGGGGCTTGTCGCGCTGGTGACCGTGGCTGGCAGTGGGTGTCATCGAGCTGAGCGGGCACCCGCGCCACTCATGCCCGTGCTACCGCGCATTCCGCGCGATGCCGCCCGTTACGAGATCGATGCCGTCGATGACAGTACGGCGACCTTTCGCGTGTTCGAGAGCCGCGGGTTACGGGTCGGACTCTCCGCGTACGCCGTCGATCCGGTGCATCGCGATGCGCTGGTCGCGCGACTCACGATCTTGCGCCGCGATAGCACGACCGCGACGGCGCTGGTGACCTCACAGGTGGCACGCGTCACGACCGACCATTTCTTGCTCGTTCCGCCGCCACGCCGCGCGTGGTGGCGTACGAAGCTGTTCTGGATCGGTACGGTCGTGGGCGGCGCCATCGGCGCGGGCACGACCGCGGCGATTCGCTGAATCGTCGCTCTACGACGAGTCGCGCACACCACGACCAGGGGCAAGACCAATGCGCTGCAGTCGCCGGTAAAGCGTGCTCCGCGTGATCCCGATGGATTTTGCCGCGTCGCTCATCGTTGCGTGCCCGGCGATCAAGGTGGCGTAGCGCGCACGGAGCGCCTGCCGATGGGATTCGACGGCGGCCGAGGTGTCGTCCAGCGTATCGAACGCCGACGCCTCGATGAAATCAGCCGCCGCTGACGGTGCGGCGTCGACGACCTCGCGCAACGCGGCTGGCAGGAGCTCCTCGGTAATCGTCGGGCCTTCGGCCAGCGCTGCCAACCGCTTCACGAGATTCTCGAGCTCGCGTACGTTGCCGGGCCACCGATACCGCTCGAACGCCGCCCGGACCCGCGGTGAAAATTCTCGGGCGAGCGTGCCGTGCGTCTGCGCCAGAAAATGCTCGGCCAACAGCACGGCGTCGCCGTGACGCGTCCGCAACGGTGGCAAGGCGATGGTGAGCACATTGAGCCGATGATACAGGTCATCGCGCAGGGTACCGCTGGCGATCGCGTTCGTGACGTCTCGGTTGGTCGCGGCGATGATGCGCACGTCCACTCGGCGTCCGGCTGTAGCACCGAGGCGCGTGATCTCGCCCTCCTGCAGAACGCGCAGCAGGGCCGCCTGCGCCGCCGGCGGAAGCTCACCGATTTCGTCGAGGAACAGCGTGCCCCCGTCGGCCGCTTCGAACTTGCCGATGGCGCCGTCGCGCCGTGCGCCGGAGAACGCGCCGGCGACATGGCCAAACAGTTCGCTCTCGACGAGTTCGCGGGGCAACGCCGCGCAATTCACGGCAACGAACGGCGCCTGCGCCCGCGGACTCGCGGCATGAATGCCTTGTGCGACCACTTCCTTTCCGGTGCCCGACTCGCCGAGCAAGAGGACGGGCAAATCCGTCCGGGCGCAGGCGCGGGCGAACCGGCGCACGTCGTCGAGTACCGCGGCGCGACCGAATAGCGCGTCCATCGTATACCGCACGGCGGACGCGCCGCGCGGCGGCACGAGCGATGACACGAGGGCCGTGTGCACCGCCGGATTCGTGGTGGTACGCGATGGCGTGTCAGCGGCTGCACGCGACTCAGCACGCGACTCCGTGTACGGCGTGCGCGAGCCCGTGTGGCGCGTATCGGCTGGTCGCTGGCCTCGCGTCTGACCGGCCGGGAGCACGACGCAAGCGCCGATAGGCGTCCGTCCATCGCGCATCGCGTGAACGGCGGCCATCACCCCGAGCAGCGGATGCGTCGCATCGCGCACGACCGACTGGCTCGGCAGCTCCCGGCTGCCCGCACGCGAGCTGCCGGTCGGCGCTCGGGGGGCCACGTCGGATTCTGTGCTGATGCGGCGCAAGGCGTCGGTGGCGTCGCGACCGGACGCCGCTAGCCGACGTACCAGGCGCTCGGCCGGCGACGATGACGCGATGATTTCCCCGGCGCGATCCACCACGAGGATTGCGTCACCGGGATACTGGCCGACCAGCGCACCGAATCGCCGCAGCAAGGTGACGCGGCGTTCCGATTCCCGTGCCACGAGCCGCTGCTCGAGCGCCACGGCGATCGCGCTGACGAGCGACAGCGTGTGCGGATGCGCCCGCTCCCGCAGCCCGGAGAGATCGAGCACGCCGAGCACTTCCTGCGTGAGCGGATCCCGAATGGGCGCAGCGGCACAGTGCCAGCCTTGCCAGCGTTCGCAGAAATGCTCTGCGCCAACGATGTGCACAGCTCGCGCGAGTGCGAGCGCGGTTCCTGGTC
This region of Gemmatimonas groenlandica genomic DNA includes:
- the dxr gene encoding 1-deoxy-D-xylulose-5-phosphate reductoisomerase, which encodes MKPDGNSTRTAVKPAGVAILGSTGSIGTSALRVLARQRDRFVPVALTANGNVAALAEQVATWMPAFVGLVQAHADAPDDWGVGAECLVAAATHPDAQIVINAVVGAAGLPATLAALRMGKRVALANKETLVVAGAIVTDTARRHGGELVPVDSEHSAILQCLAGRQPHEVRRLVLTASGGPFRTWPAERIAAATVTDALKHPTWQMGSKITIDSATLANKALEVIEAHHLFGVPYDRIDVVVHPQSIIHSFVEFVDGSVLAQMGVPSMELPILYALTYPERVPDSGVPSFDPVALGGLSFETVRSGDFPLLQLGIDAGRRGGAAPAVFNAANEVAVAHFLAGRLSFSGIAERVSAALHELADAPGASLEELLRADAAARDHVNAQVGC
- the rseP gene encoding RIP metalloprotease RseP, encoding MSSITPYIAPLLVFGLVVFVHELGHFLAAKLTGVYAPVFSLGWGTRLFGVRRGETDYRVSLIPLGGFVRMASRDDESMAGIEGGTDRGSLAAAAERPADVAPALWDADSMAPFGPKAVPADRRVENKSTSARVFILSAGVIMNILLTLVVSTGIYYRAGNTYVPAVIDSVVPGAPAAIAGLTGGDRIVGINGHPIRAWDEVLDEVAPVTTGTLSVEIQRGAARFTKELTPQTAVIDDPVTGAKKTVGRIGIQVRAETVNEKLSFVAAMSAGGDATWRMATSVASVLGGLASGQVSAKNLGGPIQIARTSVQAAKRGPETLWSLIAFLSLNIAILNLVPIPVLDGGQILMVLAERIKGSAFSGRVREGFARVGVLAVLALIVLVTFNDLRNLFTK
- a CDS encoding sigma-54-dependent Fis family transcriptional regulator, whose product is MTTGTGGGMRLHEMLPVERSAQRSLTAAWQRVMRDGAQALEQLDTVRTPVKASWARALQRGIHPSLPRAPFQLDDRSLAALRDDVDWLPHADLAVRAHAGGSALEGHILALFDANARMLAATGDPKALEGLADINFRPGALWSEEAVGTNGPGTALALARAVHIVGAEHFCERWQGWHCAAAPIRDPLTQEVLGVLDLSGLRERAHPHTLSLVSAIAVALEQRLVARESERRVTLLRRFGALVGQYPGDAILVVDRAGEIIASSSPAERLVRRLAASGRDATDALRRISTESDVAPRAPTGSSRAGSRELPSQSVVRDATHPLLGVMAAVHAMRDGRTPIGACVVLPAGQTRGQRPADTRHTGSRTPYTESRAESRAAADTPSRTTTNPAVHTALVSSLVPPRGASAVRYTMDALFGRAAVLDDVRRFARACARTDLPVLLLGESGTGKEVVAQGIHAASPRAQAPFVAVNCAALPRELVESELFGHVAGAFSGARRDGAIGKFEAADGGTLFLDEIGELPPAAQAALLRVLQEGEITRLGATAGRRVDVRIIAATNRDVTNAIASGTLRDDLYHRLNVLTIALPPLRTRHGDAVLLAEHFLAQTHGTLAREFSPRVRAAFERYRWPGNVRELENLVKRLAALAEGPTITEELLPAALREVVDAAPSAAADFIEASAFDTLDDTSAAVESHRQALRARYATLIAGHATMSDAAKSIGITRSTLYRRLQRIGLAPGRGVRDSS